In Dermacentor variabilis isolate Ectoservices chromosome 7, ASM5094787v1, whole genome shotgun sequence, a genomic segment contains:
- the LOC142588156 gene encoding fatty acid CoA ligase Acsl3-like, which yields MFPFAIEILLCIIKVLGTVYDVVTLPVYTVLQQPWVYWKRKRMCFAKPIIEGDPSSPYRLLDNSELENLKGVQTLDEVARRAIRSYAKRPALGTRRVLGRSDEVQPNGKVFKKLVLGEYEWLTYEEVDRKVDLTARGLLSIGARSRQFVAILAETRAEWMLTAQACFRTNIPLVTLYATLSNDDIVSAVNVTEVTHLVTSSDLISRVISVVAKMPSLTHIVYMEGPNAKPPAPLAKGPQVIPFSSLEERGADRELEECSPSPDDVAIVMFTSGSSGMPKGVMASHRNLISAMTGFGVVCDHFGAYTSDDVYLAYLPLAHMLELAAETLLFGAGARIGYSSPLTITDNSTAVAKGCRGDVTLLQPTIFVCVPLIVDRLRKGVNEVAASKGPVFKALFDYAVQYKNFWLDLGFDTPFLNQLVFKHVRLLMGPNLKVLACGSAPLSSYTRRFVRACMGCRVIEGYGMTETSGAATIMNADDASADRVGAPLPGCYVKLVDWDEGNYRTTDKPNPRGEVVVGGPCVAKGYFKNDELTKESFKEEGGIRWFYSGDIGEIFPDGTLKIVDRKKDLVKLQFGEYISLGRVESVLKTCPLVDNLFVYGNSLHTYLVALVAPNHKHLQRIARDLGRGDEVSDASLKELCQDTEVVKVAEEEILAYARSSDLLKTEVPGKVKLCAEEWKPDSGLVTATYKIRRKPLQTFYQRDIDAMYGSSEANRLRRA from the exons ATGTTCCCGTTCGCGATCGAAATCCTCTTGTGTATCATCAAGGTCCTGGGCACCGTCTACGACGTCGTCACACTTCCGGTGTACACCGTCCTTCAGCAGCCCTGGGTGTACTGGAAACGGAAGCGGATGTGCTTCGCCAAGCCCATAATCGAAGGAGACCCGTCGTCCCCCTACCGCCTCCTGGACAACTCGGAGCTAGAGAACCTCAAGGGCGTCCAGACTCTGGACGAAGTCGCGCGCAGGGCCATCCGGTCTTACGCCAAGCGGCCAGCGCTGGGCACCAGACGTGTGCTGGGGCGAAGCGACGAGGTTCAGCCTAACGGCAAAGTTTTCAAGAAGCTCGTGCTGGGAGAGTACGAGTGGCTGACGTACGAAGAGGTGGACCGCAAGGTCGACCTGACCGCTCGCGGTCTTCTGTCCATCGGCGCGCGGTCGCGACAGTTCGTGGCCATCCTGGCGGAGACGCGGGCCGAGTGGATGCTGACGGCGCAGGCGTGCTTCCGCACCAACATCCCGCTGGTGACGCTGTACGCGACGCTGAGCAACGACGACATCGTTAGCGCCGTCAACGTGACCGAAGTGACGCACCTGGTCACCTCCTCGGACCTCATCTCGCGGGTGATCAGCGTCGTGGCCAAGATGCCGTCACTGACACACATCGTGTACATGGAGGGCCCCAACGCCAAGCCGCCGGCTCCGTTGGCTAAGGGACCACAG GTCATCCCCTTCTCAAGCCTGGAAGAGAGAGGTGCCGACCGCGAACTCGAGGAGTGCTCGCCTTCGCCGGACGATGTCGCGATCGTCATGTTCACCAGCGGCTCGTCGGGGATGCCAAAGGGTGTTATGGCGTCGCACAGGAACCTCATCTCGGCCATGACCGGCTTCGGCGTCGTGTGCGACCACTTCGGGGCGTACACTAGCGACGACGTCTACCTCGCCTACTTGCCCCTGGCTCACATGCTCGAGCTGGCGGCCGAGACACTTCTCTTCGGCGCCGGTGCGCGTATCGGCTACTCGTCACCCCTAACCATCACCGACAACTCCACCGCGGTGGCCAAGGGCTGCCGAGGGGACGTGACACTCCTGCAGCCTACTATCTTTGTCTGCGTGCCTCTCATAGTAGACCGTCTACGCAAGGGCGTCAACGAGGTCGCCGCGTCGAAGGGACCCGTCTTCAAGGCCCTATTCGACTATGCGGTCCAGTATAAGAACTTCTGGCTCGACCTCGGCTTCGACACACCGTTCCTAAACCAACTAGTCTTCAAGCACGTGCGCCTCTTAATGGGTCCCAACCTGAAGGTCCTCGCCTGCGGCTCGGCGCCCCTATCAAGCTACACGCGACGGTTTGTGAGGGCCTGCATGGGCTGTCGTGTCATCGAGGGCTACGGCATGACCGAAACCAGCGGTGCGGCGACCATCATGAACGCCGACGACGCTAGCGCAGACCGCGTGGGGGCGCCacttcccggctgctacgtcaaGCTGGTCGACTGGGACGAAGGCAACTACCGGACGACGGACAAGCCCAACCCTCGCGGCGAGGTCGTCGTCGGTGGCCCCTGCGTTGCCAAGGGCTACTTCAAGAACGACGAGCTCACGAAGGAGTCGTTCAAGGAGGAAGGCGGCATCCGCTGGTTCTACTCCGGCGACATCGGCGAGATCTTTCCCGACGGCACGCTCAAGATCGTGGATCGCAAGAAGGACCTGGTCAAGCTGCAGTTCGGCGAGTACATCTCGCTGGGCCGCGTCGAGTCGGTGCTCAAAACATGCCCGCTCGTCGACAACCTGTTCGTGTACGGCAATTCACTGCACACTTACCTCGTGGCGCTCGTGGCTCCCAACCACAAGCACCTCCAACGCATCGCGCGAGACCTGGGCAGGGGCGACGAAGTGTCCGACGCCTCGCTGAAGGAGCTCTGTCAGGACACCGAGGTGGTCAAGGTCGCCGAAGAGGAGATTCTGGCGTACGCGCGCTCCAGCGACCTCTTGAAGACCGAGGTGCCGGGAAAGGTGAAACTGTGCGCCGAAGAATGGAAGCCGGACTCGGGTCTTGTGACGGCCACGTATAAGATTCGCAGGAAGCCCCTGCAAACGTTCTACCAGCGGGACATCGACGCGATGTACGGGTCATCGGAGGCGAACAGACTGCGTCGTGCGTGA